The following coding sequences are from one Caloenas nicobarica isolate bCalNic1 chromosome 25, bCalNic1.hap1, whole genome shotgun sequence window:
- the USP39 gene encoding ubiquitin carboxyl-terminal hydrolase 39 translates to MSSRGKREREPRAAPRGGGSSSSSSSAARGSSRSRRDGDTERSRGRREAERERGRREAAEPGQALPLPVDPARIKREPGTGTGSSGGSAAPAGPVRVKREREPDGDSDPEPEPTVRYGRFDPEDQRSRHCPYLDTINKSVLDFDFEKLCSISLSHINVYACLVCGKYFQGRGLKSHAYIHSVQLSHHVFLNLHTLKFYCLPDNYEIIDSSLEDITYVLKPTFTAQQIANLDRQAKLSRAYDGTTYLPGIVGLNNIKANDYANAVLQALSNVPPLRNYFLEEENYGQIQRPPGDVMFLLVQRFGELMRKLWNPRNFKAHVSPHEMLQAVVLCSKKNFQITKQGDGVEFLSWFLNALHSALGGTKRKKKTIVTDVFQGSMRIFTKKLPHPDLPAEEKAQLLQNAEYQEMMVESTFMYLTLDLPTAPLYKDEKEQLIIPQVPLFSILAKFNGVTEKEYKTYKENFLKRFQLTKLPPYLIFCIKRFTKNNFFVEKNPTIVNFPITNVDLREYLSEEVQAAHANTTYDLIANIVHDGKPSEGSYRIHVLHHGTGKWYELQDLQVTDILPQMITLSEAYIQIWKRREEDETNQQGA, encoded by the exons ATGTCGAGCCGCGGGAAACGGGAGCGGGAGccccgggcggccccgcggggcggcggctcctcctcctcctcctcctcagcagcgCGGGGATCGTCGCGGAGCCGCCGGGACGGGGACACGGAGCGTtcccgggggcggcgggaggcggagcgggagcgcgggcggcgggaggcggcggagcCGGGCCAGGCCCTCCCGCTGCCGGTGGATCCCGCGCGGATCAAGCGGGAGCCGGGGACCGGGACCGGCTCCTCCGGGGGttccgccgcccccgccggccccgtGCGGGTGAAACGGGAGCGGGAGCCTGATGGCGACTCCGACCCGGAGCCCGAGCCCACCG TGCGCTACGGGCGGTTTGACCCGGAGGACCAGCGCAGCCGCCACTGCCCCTACCTGGACACCATCAACAA gagCGTCCTGGACTTCGACTTTGAGAAGCTCTGCTCCATCTCGCTGTCCCACATCAACGTCTACGCCTGCTTGGTCTGCGGGAAGTACTTCCAGG gCCGCGGGCTGAAGTCCCACGCCTACATCCACAGCGTCCAGCTCAGCCACCATGTCTTCCTCAACCTGCACACCCTCAAGTTCTACTGCCTGCCTGACAACTACGAGATCATTGACTCCTCGCTGGAGGACATCACG TACGTGCTGAAGCCGACGTTCACGGCGCAGCAGATCGCCAACCTGGACCGGCAGGCCAAGCTGTCCCGCGCCTACGACGGCACCACGTACCTGCCCGGCATCGTGGGGCTCAACAACATCAAAGCCAACGACTACGCCAACGCTGTGCTGCAG GCCTTGTCCAACGTCCCGCCGCTGCGGAATTATTTTTTGGAGGAGGAGAATTACGGGCAGATCCAGCGCCCGCCCGGGGACGTGATGTTCCTGCTGGTGCAGCGGTTCGGGGAGCTCATGCGGAAGCTCTGGAACCCGCGGAATTTCAAAGCCCACGTCTCGCCCCACGAGATGCTGCAGGCCGTGGTgctctgcagcaagaagaaCTTCCAGATCACCAAGCAAG GGGATGGGGTGGAATTCCTGTCCTGGTTCCTCAACGCGCTGCACTCGGCTCTGGGCGGCaccaagaggaagaagaaga CCATCGTCACCGACGTCTTCCAGGGCTCCATGCGCATCTTCACCAAGAAGCTGCCTCACCCGGATCTG CCGGCCGAGGAGAAGGCGCAGCTCCTGCAGAACGCCGAGTACCAGGAGATGATGGTGGAATCCACCTTCATGTACCTGACGCTGGACCTGCCCACCGCCCCGCTCTACAAGGACGAGAAGGAGCAGCTCATCATCCCCCAGGTCCCCCTCTTCAGCATCTTGGCCAAGTTCAACGGCGTCACCGAGAAGGAGTACAAGACCTACAAGGAGAACTTCCTCAAGCGCTTCCAGCTCACCAAGCTGCCGCCCTACCTCATCTTCTGCATCAAGCGCTTCACCAAGAACAACTTCTTTGTGGAGAAGAACCCCACCATCGTCAACTTCCCCATCAC GAACGTGGACCTGCGCGAGTACCTGTCGGAGGAGGTGCAGGCCGCCCACGCCAACACCACCTACGACCTGATCGCCAACATCGTGCACGACGGGAAACCCTCCGAGGGCTCCTACCGCATCCACGTGCTGCACCAT GGCACCGGGAAGTGGTACgagctgcaggacctgcaggtCACCGACATCCTGCCCCAGATGATCACCCTCTCGGAGGCCTACATCCAG ATCTGGAAGCGCCGCGAGGAGGACGAGACGAACCAACAAGGTGCTTAa
- the SFTPB gene encoding pulmonary surfactant-associated protein B has translation MALSPSHVRVLLLALLCATPGLGAPGGGCGLPPSAWCQSWESALRCGALGRCALVWAPPATDVCADCQQIVTLLIRMANESATKVAVEGFLRRECAALPVPTMVTPCQSLVHQYLSLLLADIEGHLKPSAVCARLELCPGQLGGDPALSPLGTLGTRLQVSSLPMPLCWLCRTFLSRVQAAVPTERVAAVATGLCRVLPVAVAGACQCLAQRYAALALEGLLGRVAPRLLCHVLLACREGDSPMSPPRLAPPQQHREVTVAALAGCAGSEDLGQGHPIPALSPNWGPCALGPTYWCSSPAAARRCQALQHCQEHVWV, from the exons ATGGCACTGTCACCGTCACACgtgagggtcctgctcctcgcCCTGCTCTGTGCCACCCCAG GGCTGGGGGCCCCGGGGGGGGGCTGCGGGCTGCCCCCCTCCGCCTGGTGCCAGAGCTGGGAGTCGGCGCTGCGCTGCGGGGCCCTGGGGCGCTGCGCCCTGGTCTGGGCACCCCCCGCCACG GACGTGTGCGCCGACTGCCAGCAGATCGTCACCCTCCTCATCCGCATGGCCAACGAGTCGGCCACCAAG GTGGCCGTGGAGGGGTTCCTGCGGCGGGAGTGCGCGGCGCTGCCCGTCCCCACCATGGTGACACCGTGCCAGAGCCTGGTGCACCAGTACCTCAGCCTCCTCCTTGCCGACATCGAGGGCCACCTC AAGCCCTCAGCTGTCTGTGCCCGCCTGGAGCtgtgcccagggcagctggggggggaCCCGGCCCTGTCCCCGCTGGGGACACTCGGCACCCGCCTGCAG GTGTCCTCCCTGCCCATGCcgctgtgctggctgtgccGTACGTTCCTGTCCCGCGTCCAGGCCGCCGTCCCCACGGAGCGGGTGGCGGCAGTGGCGACGGGGCTGTGCCGGGTGCTGCCGGTGGCGGTGGCGGGTGCGTGCCAGTGCCTGGCCCAGCGCTACGCGGCGCTGGCGCTGGAGGGGCTGCTGGGCCGCGTGGCCCCCCGGCTGCTGTGCCACGTGCTGCTGGCCTGTCGTGAAGGGGACAGCCCCATGTCACCCCCCCGGCTGGcacctccccagcagcaccgcgAGGTCACCGTGGCCGCGCTGGCTGGTTGTGCCGGCAGCGAG GACCTGGGCCAAGGccaccccatccctgcactgTCCCCAAACTGGGGACCCTGCGCCCTGGGCCCGACCTACTGGTGCTCCAGCCCCGCGGCTGCGCGCCGCTGCCAG gccctgcagcactgccaggagCACGTCTGGGTGTAG